Within Antennarius striatus isolate MH-2024 chromosome 22, ASM4005453v1, whole genome shotgun sequence, the genomic segment TAGTGACATGAAGATTAATGCGCCTCATATTGTATGAAGCCGTGGGGCATGCACAGCACAATACCTGTGCTCAAAATGCTGAATTGTAAGGATATTTGTGTGCAGGCTATTCAACTCCATTGAATAGGCTTAATTTTTTGCTATTGATGTCGCTGGATACGAGGCCACCGTCGCGGCCTCAGAGATAATACCCCTAGCCCTGAAGTATGGTACTCACAAGTCCCGCAACAATGCCAGGAAAATTGTCTACTCCAGTAATACAAGGAAATTGGCTTCTCCTTGTGAGAAGAGCAGCTTCTCTTCAGATTTGTTTTGTGCCGTGCAGCAAAGATGAAAGGCAATTCTTTTAGCAAttctaacaaaaataaaaccctcAAATGAAAGGTTTCCCTGCTGAATTCAAATCTTGTTATCGACAGAGGGCGATCTTTAATGGACATGCCTCGTAGTCAATGGTCTGCGCCCATATGTGTCTCCACTGTCACAAATGCATCATGCCAGTCCTGTGGACCTCCAGGTCATGCTCAGTGGAAGTGATGGGCGATGGTTGTGACAGTCAGTGGTCCCCTCGTCTGGCTTAATAGGCACTTCCTGGTTCAGTGAACTGCACTGTGGGTCGTTAGGATTCCTCCGCTGCCAGCTGTGGCCTTACCTCACCGCATCATCTGGATGAAAGAgtcctgtgtgtgtcagcgtGTCGAGGATGGGTGTAGCAGGGGGGTCGAGGGCTTGTAATAGCGGTAGCATTGGGGTAAGgtcgcacacacactctctgtaaaaaaaaaacccactcccAGACGCCTCCCTTACCTCTGTCCATCCATGTGCATCAAACTGAAACATGAATGGCTTTCCTCTTGGATGAAACCGAATAGGGCTGCCATTCCCAGGGACATTACTCCTGACAGGTTTAGCTTCGCTTCTACCTAGCTATCCACACGGGTCCCACATGCTGTCATAATGCTCCTGCTACTTCAACCGGTCGTACCCAACTGTAATATTGATATATCAGTGGAAGACGTAGCAGACAGTAGAAAATGAGGAGCAAAAGCAAAGTTCACACAGGGAGAAACTACCATGAGGACTTTCTGAGGCAACAGTtgcaaaacatttcagacaTGAATATCTAATTCCCTCCCAAAAGTATGCTGTATCGCGGCCGACTGTAATGAATTGTCTGTTTGGTCGCCAGTCCACACAGTGTAGTTAATGATGTGGCAAAAATCCACCGGAAAGCAGCCACTTAGCTATTTGCCAAAATAAATATGGAAAATTTAAGGATCAATGTCAAACGCAGAGTTTTATCAGCAAATAAACCTAATACCTATTGGAATTAAAGGGGTGTAAGACTAGCCAGCATGGAAAATAGTATAGAATAAGATTAGCATGTGGTGGAAGCATGCTATCACCACATGCTATCAAGCAGCGCATTATTGTTGTGATTGTAGTTTGGGGAATTTAAAAGACGGCCTTTTTATAGTCCCTgtctgaaaatgttgtttttgcacATCCCTCATTCAAAATGTAGGTTTTCCATAAGAACTCATATAAATATTCAAATTGAATTGCCATCATCACACTGTAAAGGGCTTACACCCTGACAGCTGAAAGGAGGGGTTAATGTTCATTAAGCCTGGCAGTAATAAATTTTGACTGAAACAACATAAGCATATTAAACTGAAATATTACCAACAGATGTTTGATGTAGCGCTGGAAGATAAGCCACCACCTGTCGTACGTCTTCATTTCTCATATACCTTTGGAAGCATGTGGCGAATGTGAGCTGTGCTGCTGAAAATTGGGGAAACACACAGCCGAATTAAATTAAGATGATGAATTCCATCATTTGCCACCATGCGTTACAAGCCATGTGAAATCATCGGTGCGCCATAATTCAAACTCCATAGTGGGACGTATTAAGATCCAATCATCGCTAATCAAGCCCACTCCCCCCTACAGTTTCAACCCCCACGGCTCTGTATATCTGGAGGACGTTCTCTCGTTGGATTCGCACCTCCATGCCCGACCCCGGTATTCCGGCAAAATCCGGAATATCACCCAATTTGCACTGACATGAAGGTGTTAGAGGACGTAGCCGTTAATTccctgtcagtgtttgtgtaaatCACTGCTAAACTCCTGAGAAGCGTGGGCAGTCGAGACCGCCGTTACTGTATTATAAACTCCAAACACAACCTTTCCAACCTTTGAAGGTCAGGCCTGTCGGCACAGGGGGTTAAATGCCACAGAAATTAATTACTTCCCCTGTCAATCTGCTTTTCTGGTTTCCCatgacagaggaaaaaaaaacagagcaggGCTTAATTCTTGGCTCACCCCCCTCTTTACCCCATCCCCCTTATTCTTTCACAACTTCGCCTCACTGAAATGAATTTGGCCGTGTGGGCTTAATAAAGATTGCTCCCCCAGGAGTTATGTTTATGTGATTACATCTGTGCACAGCAGGCATCTCAGCATAGCTTGATGGGTTAAATTTTTTCCACGGGAGGGGGCAAAAGTCATCAAAGATCTGCCCCGCGTGAACGCTATTGGcggtcagccaatagcatgcaagTATggaatcacgtgactacctactaaaaatcctcaATTTAGTGAAGCCGTACATCTTGAAGCGTGgataagcaagggattactgtacttttacTAGTGCGAAAGCTAACAAATGGTAGCAATGAGGCTAAAGctgcatatttttaaatttatgacaaTTAATTAGTTTTGTTTAGGCTTATATTTTAGTTAAATTTCGCTGCAAAGACCGTTTCACTTTGCTAACAGTTTATAATGATAACGATTCTAATGGATTGTTGTACTCGCTATTCAGTCTCATTTCCTGAAACGGCAGACCAGCTGTATGCTAGCTACTTGCAGctgagcatcatgggaagttAGAAGTTACAGACTTCTCattcagaaaatgaaacatgcaaataaatgcacacttcattttatttgtatgtgtttgaacaggaagtggagttgTGTCGGCAGAACAGCCAAGAGAAGCTCGGCTTGACGTTGTGCTACCGGACCGACGACGAGGAAGACACCGGCATCTATGTCAGCCAGGTAGAAACCATGTGATAGTGAATGAAAGTAACATTACCTCGCTTAACCATCCACTTTTGAGGGCTTGACAGTAATTGCTTCTTCCTTTCACACGATTATCAGCTCCAAAATAGATATTTATTGTGGCATAAAATAAAACGCTACACTCTGAAGAACCACTGGGGTATAACTAAGTGCTTCCTGATGAAGTTCGATAAAGACAATGCTGCATGTTTGTTAAATCAAGCCAGGGACCCCATTACCAGTTTCCTCTGGAGCAAGGATTGATTAGAAAATGGCATGAAATGTCATTTGAATTTCCATCTTTACATCCTGAAGCATGAAATAATCAAAATGACTTTAGgagcaagtaaaaaaaaagaaaaaagaaaaaagtgtgcCTGGCGAATTATCTACTAGAAATGAGCCACGCACGGACAAAGAGGAAGTGGGGTTTGAAATGCGATTCCCATTCTGCCATTCACATCCATTCTCCCCctttaacatgttttaattgAAGGTTTTAATTAGCTGTGAGCGACAACCATCTCCTTCCCCTCTGTGGAATTACACATTATCCCATTTACTGTATCCCCTCTGAATACCAAACGCACCAATGCTGATTATTTCTTAAACTTTAAATAAGTTACGCgtcagacaaaaacacatcctCTTGCAAAATTGTTGACAGggcaaaataaaaactaattatTGAATTATACGTATGCCATCATGGTGGCTGAAAACCGACAAACAGAATGAGTAAAGTGGATTTTGCGACTGCAGGTGTGCTTTCAAAGGCGTCTTGCACAAAAGAAAGCAATGACGTGAAAGGTAACACCTGTTAGATGGATTAAAAAGGATATAAACTGTACTATATTTAGCTCCTTTCGAACTGTAGAGCAGTTTTTCCTAAACCAGAAGAGTCAGAACACAAAACCCGACATGATGACAATCACAACTGAACCTCAAAAGATAGTGAAATCGGCCTCCCACTGTGAGAATGCAGCTATTGTTGTGTCTCTGATATGAGgaataaaaatgctaatttccCCTCATTAAAATGTAGGTGACTACTAGCAGaagtgtgtcatttgtttttcttcttaggCTTGTTTTCCCACCACTGTTACTGTAGCTGTGCCTCTTGATCTTCAATGCAAGAACAAAGACCATGAAGGATACTGTTGTTTATCCACTGGgatgctttttgtttccattcagttaaaaaaagaatcatGGCTGTGCGGCGAACACTTGAGacctttttatttccttccacCTCTAATGCATGATGTCATGGACTTACATGTTGGACAGCTGTTATCGGCAGTTGCTAAATTACAAAAGGAGCGTGAATACAAGTCAGTACCTGGCTACAAAGTCAGGATCCAAACACGTGCACAGTCGTGCGACAGTGGTACATCAATAGCGTGATTGATGCAATGGTTTCTGTGCTCTTTTGTGCAGGTGGAGCCCAACAGCATAGCGGCCAGAGACGGACGCATCAAGGAAGGAGATCGGATACTACAGGTGTGTATTTGTGATTAAATTACACAGAATCCAGGGATTTACAGGACATCTAAAATCTCTCGACATCATTAGCAGggtaataaaattaaatcagcCATGTTTTTCAAAAGAGAATTCCACATTTGATTCTTTTTTATCTATGTTGAACAAACACGCCTCTATTTTCCAAGTCGTTTGCAAGGCAGCCTTTTTGGAAGATGGCCGAGTTTCCCGGGTGAGCGTATGTATATTTAATCACCTCATTTACCAGGGAAATTGAGGTCCCTTGCTACATTTACACCAGGCTCTTCATCATCCCCCCATAACTTCTCCTTTTACTAAGACTACAAGCATTTACAAGTGAATTGTTCAGGCCCTATACATTGCAGTCTAGCATaagtaaaaatctatttttttctgcatgattTCATGGAGGGCAACAGATGCTAATAAAGTCTAAAGGTGCAGCACAAGGCTGTCTGTTGTCTATATAATACATTACGAAAAGGAAGTAAAATATAATCTCACCCCTTATCCATAACTCAATACATGTTTGTAACATAAAACAACCAACAACACCTTCTGCACTGATTGCCCACCTTCTGTTGAGTTGTTTCTGCCCCGAGGACAAATTTACACCTGCAGAGCAACACAACAGTGTAAGTTGTGCTGATGGCTCTCAGACCTGACAGGGCTCTGTTTGTAGTTTACCCTGAAAGGTGAGGTCATTGTATCACAGAGCAATATGTTTGTGTtcaaaggaaaggaaataacCTTTGAAAGTGAGTAACAATTATTACATTGCTTTACAGCCATGTAGCATCGCATAAGaggatacttttttttctcacctcatTTAGCAGCGTAAACAAACCTCTTATGTGGAATGCATGCATCCTCCAGACAGTTTATCCttgaaaaataattagaaaattCCACTTGTATATCAAAAATAAGGGTTTGAGATGTAAAAGTGTACCATTATACAGTAAATCACATCTTGTTTCTTCTCTGCACAATGCCCCAATGTTAACAAACCACCATATTTATCGTGGACTGCAAGACTCTTGAGCATCTCCATTCTCTCCCTAAGGTGTATCTTAGTCCAAATAATGTGAATGATTGTGGGATGCAGGGCCTTCTGTTCTCCTGGCCCTATTATCTTCTTCTGACAGGCCCATTACTCTAGTGAGGGAAAGATGAACGCCACCTGTCAAAGAAGAGTTAATTGTGTCTCTGGATGTGTAGTGAGAACAGATTCTCGTATGGTCAGACGGGACTCTCGCCACCTTTACCCGGTGTACAAGCTATCTGGGTATTTCTGGATTGTGCATGAGacaacagaaagaaaggaagaataGGGAAAGGGCAGGGTGGTGTGTGAGAGAGGTAATTACTTGTCTTGCAAACATTCAGGTcagttaaacagaaaaagaaactgacaaaagtccAGATTTCTTGGTCATGTCGTTGGGGCTTTCAGTAAGTTTGTTCTCTTGAATGTGACAATCTGTACTTGTCTCTGATGCACAGATTAATGGCTGTGAAGtgcaagacagagagaaagcagTCGCCTTGCTGTCAAGTGAAGAAACAAGGAACATCATACTGCTGGTGACAAGACCAGAAATCCAGGTAGACATATACACACCTACACAAGCTCTACAATACCATGACAGCCAGTGTCATGTCAAACAGCAGGATGCTAAGTGTCTTTCCCTTTCCTCCAAACTGTCAAAGTGTGTAGGGCTtccacacacaaagagacagagggagagagagagaaagacagggagagagCAGACTTTGACAGAATGTTGTGATTTCAGCTCGAGGAGGAGGTTTGGCTTGATGAGGAGCAACAAGAACTTGTGGAGAAGCTGAAGATGGAGATTctagaagagaggaggaagcagagggaACGTAACAATGACAGGAGAGATGAGGTGAGTAGAAGATACAAAAAAGTTCGATAAAAGGGTTGAGGGATGTCAGAGAAAGTGGGTGGAAAGGGGgtgggaaggaaggaaggtaaTCCTTTGAGGTAAAATCTGAAGGAAATATCCTAGATGAATGGGAATACCAACATCAcaaggaagggaggaagataGTAAGGATTCAAGTTAATATAACCTTACTATCATTTGGCTAGACTGGATTTTATTATGCCATCTTCAAATTCTTTCCTTCTACAGTCTTGGTTGGGTAACCAAAACACATGGTTAAAGTTGGGGAGTTTTCAATGGTACTCTGAGGAAATCATGAACTGTAATAATTTGCTAGTCCATGAAATTGCTTGAGAAGGACTAACTCTCCTTCATACACCAGCATCAAGTTGAAGAGGAGATGACAGACACAGCCACCTGCTCCTCCAACAATCAGGATAAAGACAGTGGGTTTGGACGCAGTACAGACAGTCCAGAGTACCAACCACTGCTGGCTAGACTCCACAGAAGTATCCCGACCCACTGTTTGAGGGACAGATGGCGAGCAGAGCATCCGCACACAAGACGAGAAACTGTGGCGCAACAGGACGCCCAAGGTCCAAGGACTAAAACTCAAGGCCATGAAGGGGTAGCCAGCATTCGCAATGGTGGAGGTGGGATCTTAGGTTTAGAGAATCGCTTCCAGCAACTGTTGGAGCTCAAGTGTCAAATCCGGAATGGAGGTGAATGTGGGGTGTACTCCATCCGACACAGTATAGAGTGTAGTCTGACGGagcaaggaggaggagatggagatgacACAGATGATGTCGGAGCAGAGACTGGGGTAGAGCAGGAGTTGAGGATGTTGAATGAGGAACTACGAAGCATTGAGCTTGAATGTCAGAGCATAATGCAGGCGCATCAGCTCCGCCAGAAACATCAGCTGGATGCTTCACAGCCCATACACTCCCCAGGATGGAGCCCCAAAGACAGAGACAAGCGACGAGGCAGGTTAGCCGACATCCACGAATATCCAGAGAGAACAGACAGCGATAAGATCCGAGAGAAAGACAGCTCCAGTGCCTACAACACAGCAGAGAGTGCCCGGTCGACACCATTAGGCGTAGAGAGGTCACCTGACCATTCCCTGCAGAgacacatcagcatcaccaaCCAGAAAAACCTCAGACTGGCTTCCTGCACACCCTCCAGTCCCATTGCTATCCCCAAATCCCAGGGGACACAAAGTTGCAGCAGGCCAACAGACCCAAGTCCTGTTATCTCCAGTAGTCCAGACCAGAGCAACCCTTCCCGGTCCGAGTCAGACCCTGCCCTGCCTGCAGACGATGAGCGGtgtgaaaagaaaggaagaaccAGAGAGTCCAGAAGGGGGCTTCCTTATGGTTCTTCATATCAGACAACACCCTATCATGGACAGGGAGGATCCAGGCAACTTCAGGTAGATATAGAGAAAAACGATGTGTCAAACTAGTGCTGATAGGCAAGGACAGTTTTGCTAACATGTTTTCTATGTTGCAGAGCTACATGCAGCTGCTTCAACAGCACTCATCCCTGGAGTATTCCCAGAGCCAGTTGAGTCTGCTCAGTGTCTGTCGAGATCCTGCACAAAGGAGCGGACGGCCCGGGGAACCTCGTCTAGAGTGGAAGGTCAAAGTTCGTGCTGACGGCACACGCTATGTGGCCCGGAGGCCGGCTCGTGACCGCATCCTGAGAGAGAGGGCACTAAGAATCCGAGAAGAGAGGAGTGGTGGCATGACCACAGATGATGATGCTATGAGCGAGATGAAGATGGGCCGCTACTGGAGCAAAGAGGAGAGAAAGCAGCACTTAGCGAGAGCCAGGGAGCAAAGGAAGAGGCGGGAGTTCATGCAAAAAAGCCGTCTCGAGTGTTTGAGAGAGGGTCCGACAAGTGGAGCCGAGGGCAGGAAGGAGATCAATATCTtggagctgagtcacaagaaaatgatgaagaaacgAAACAAAAAGATCTTTGACAATTGGATGACCATCCAAGAACTCATGAGCCATGGGGCAAGAGTCCCAGAGGGTTCAAAAGTCCATAACGCCTTCCTATCCGTCACAACCGTCTAGCAGATGTACCGAGTACTGCAGAACACCAGGTAGCCTGCATTTCAGGAACTACTccattacattaaaaaacattatcaGCTTGTGATATTATGTAAGTCACTGCTGAGGAATTCTGTAGCATACCTGAAGCAACTCAAGAACACTTTGACTCTATCATTTTAACAAAACCTCAGCCATTAAAAACCTGCTTTTACATTGGATTTTGCTACTGAACTGTCTTCCGATGGTGGAAGTTTTTTGGCAGCACATTaattcaaacacattcacatgGAAAAGTGAAGAACCAGCACTGTAACTTCATGAATGCTATGTATTGTGTCTCCAGACTCTCCACTGTTGGGTTTCATTGTGAAACAATTTTGCCTCACTCAaggtgtcattttttttataatgggaaaaatacaatatttttcacattttgtaaaatgtaatttttttgtaagGAATTTTCTACACTGAACGTCAATGTACTGTAAACATTTGTAATTTCCTATTTAAGCTCATATCAACAAACCATTGAGGTCAGCATGGACACTTTTTTGTAGCCTACACTGTACGCCAGACCTACAGCAGAAACctaacagcaacaaaacactACTAGAAAAGTCTGAACACTAATTTAAAGGACTTGAAACATCAAAAGTCACTGCAAAAGCTCATATTATTCATGAACGGTTTTACCTCAACTTGCATTTTAAGTGGTTGAACACCTGGTTAATTCAAACATTAACAAGTAGCTCTTGAGTCAGTTCCATTactgcaaaaacaaatgtgtgtgaattaCGTTTAATGTGTTATATAGattcatatttatattgtttaccattaattctatttattgtaaattaatttttatgctCTGTCTGACCAGTGTGGCCAAGACATTTCAAGGCACTGTCAAGAAAATGTACCATGTTTGCAGCCTCTTAACACAATTCTGCTGCTTTTCACTGTAAAGTTCATTGAAGAGGCCTTGAGTTCAGTCTTCGTTAATGGTGgcatttgtaataaaaaaaatcatcagaacAAGAAAATT encodes:
- the pdzrn4 gene encoding PDZ domain-containing RING finger protein 4; this translates as MGCNLCTLQKREEHYKLLYEIAQVNARDFAKADHEEAVVEAIKRDPIVVQVLRRTPSAAVARSHSGTLEDVCVADVCTQTDITFEHIMALAKLRPATPPVPDICPFLLSDSCHSIHTMEHEFYECPEYLSSTPAEVERAEEFEYEEVELCRQNSQEKLGLTLCYRTDDEEDTGIYVSQVEPNSIAARDGRIKEGDRILQINGCEVQDREKAVALLSSEETRNIILLVTRPEIQLEEEVWLDEEQQELVEKLKMEILEERRKQRERNNDRRDEHQVEEEMTDTATCSSNNQDKDSGFGRSTDSPEYQPLLARLHRSIPTHCLRDRWRAEHPHTRRETVAQQDAQGPRTKTQGHEGVASIRNGGGGILGLENRFQQLLELKCQIRNGGECGVYSIRHSIECSLTEQGGGDGDDTDDVGAETGVEQELRMLNEELRSIELECQSIMQAHQLRQKHQLDASQPIHSPGWSPKDRDKRRGRLADIHEYPERTDSDKIREKDSSSAYNTAESARSTPLGVERSPDHSLQRHISITNQKNLRLASCTPSSPIAIPKSQGTQSCSRPTDPSPVISSSPDQSNPSRSESDPALPADDERCEKKGRTRESRRGLPYGSSYQTTPYHGQGGSRQLQSYMQLLQQHSSLEYSQSQLSLLSVCRDPAQRSGRPGEPRLEWKVKVRADGTRYVARRPARDRILRERALRIREERSGGMTTDDDAMSEMKMGRYWSKEERKQHLARAREQRKRREFMQKSRLECLREGPTSGAEGRKEINILELSHKKMMKKRNKKIFDNWMTIQELMSHGARVPEGSKVHNAFLSVTTV